GTATTTCGCTTCCCGACGGAAAATTCTTTCAGGTGAATCTGGATGCGGATGAATCGCATTCCGAAAAACTGTTTCGCTTAATCGACGAAGTCGCAGACGAAGAGCAAAAGCGGCAGCGAGTAAGAGACGGGGCAATTCTAGCTTTGGATGCTCGTCTCGTCTTTTACGAAGGGCTGCAACGACTCGCCGAGCCGATCTCGAAACGGTAATCGATTCAATCCTGTTTTAAGCCGGCCGATAGATCGGCGTGCTAGGGATTTATCCCTTTTTTCCTAAATGCCTTCAGTAGATTCATGACGAGAATTCCAAGGATCGGTACAAAGGGGAAATATAAGAACGGCGCAACCCAGCGCCATCCCGATAAAGAGTGGGAAAGTTTTCGAATCGCGAAAAATCCGGGGTATCGAACATTCCCGTCTACGAATTGCACATTTCCGGCCGCAGCATCGATCGTCAATGCCGGATGAATTTTTTTTAATTCATCTTTTTTTAATGTTCGGAACGATTGAAACTGAACGCTTTTGTCCAAGCATTTGCTTTTCAAGGATTCGGCTAAATCGGCGCAAAACCCGCATTCGCCGTCATACAGGAAGATTTTTTCGTTCATGCGATTTTAATTAAGGAAATGATTCCGATTTCTCCTTCGATTCGAGGTCGACCGGCAGATTGCGTAAGAAGGAACAGACTTCCGGAATTGCTTTATCCTCCAAGCCGATCCAAAAATAAATCCAAACTCCTTCTTTTTGCATCCCGTTGCATTCCTTTGTATACCACTTCGAGATCGTATTTTCCGATCTGGCTCTCCAGAAAATTTTGGGATACTTGGAAAGCATAGCGTCCCAGATATCCCTACCGACTCCTTCTCCTCTTGCGATTTCGTTTACCGCGAATTTAGATAGGAATGTTCCCCAAGGAGTATTCTGCAGGATCGCGCAACCTTTGTATGCGGATTCCAAAAGAATCCCCGCAAAATTCTTATTCCAAAATCCTTCCTTTAAACTCCGGCCAAAGGCCTCCTCCACGAGACCGTTCAGCCTTCGCGGATCCAGAGTAGAGAGTGTTTCGTGGAATTCGATCCGATTTTTTTTTCGGATTAAAGTTCCGCTTCCTTTAATGGTGAAAAGTTCTTTTAAAAGACTCGGCGCAGATGTTACCGCAATATGAAAATTGGTATCGTTTACGAACGAAAAAACCCGATTGGCTTCCGACAAAAGATGTCGATGCTCCTCCGCAATCTCGTCCTTCGAATCAAAATCCAAGATCGAGATTTTTTTCCCTCCGGGCGAATACAGTCCGTCATGGGTTTTCAATAGAATCAGCTTTTTCGTTTTTAGCTCTCTGCAGAGATTTGCTAAGTATGGAAACACGTCCGGTCCACCGAGATCCGTAACGAAAACCGGAATTTTTCTTTCCTTTAGGGAAGAGTGA
The Leptospira inadai serovar Lyme str. 10 genome window above contains:
- a CDS encoding DCC1-like thiol-disulfide oxidoreductase family protein, whose translation is MNEKIFLYDGECGFCADLAESLKSKCLDKSVQFQSFRTLKKDELKKIHPALTIDAAAGNVQFVDGNVRYPGFFAIRKLSHSLSGWRWVAPFLYFPFVPILGILVMNLLKAFRKKGINP